From Diadema setosum chromosome 5, eeDiaSeto1, whole genome shotgun sequence, the proteins below share one genomic window:
- the LOC140229127 gene encoding cytochrome P450 2U1-like isoform X1, translated as MESTALSSSPWFLLTIIAVILSAIWILASRTWTRVNLPPGPASWPMLGNIPTLVSSKLSPLNLLTALAEKYGDIYRLRIFTTDIVILNSYELIKDAFQNPNIQDRPRIVPIEDFFNRRNIGIAGSSGKVWKDHRQFVHSALRKLNGGPRTIDDIIHAEAHTLLGEMAKILDRPLNPHKLFNCAVSNVISVLLFGKSFNYTEPAFNQLQEIINENLKLAASGGIFIFIPILAKVPFSPANKIKKGVENFTRVIEKIVSEHRNQPEPKNPGDFIDLYLSEIQRTSQDSSSSFDEVNLKVCIGDMFGASTETTNASLKWSILYMVAHPDVQTRVQDELDRIVGRDRLPTLSDRPSLPFTEATLQEIRRMGLASPLGVAHRCGADTKVDGYDIRAGTLVVSNMWRVARDSRVWDIPDEFKPERFLSDSGECIKPEELIPFCTGKRICIGESVARKQMFVFFTSLLHRFTFRRVEESSSPSSLEGRLGFVYDTPVFQVRVCDRTM; from the exons ATGGAGTCAACCGCCCTCTCGTCGAGCCCGTGGTTCTTACTGACCATCATCGCGGTCATCCTCTCAGCAATATGGATTCTGGCCAGCCGGACATGGACTCGAGTCAATCTACCTCCCGGGCCTGCCAGCTGGCCCATGCTCGGCAACATACCGACTTTAGTTAG CTCTAAATTGTCACCTCTGAACTTGCTGACTGCCCTTGCCGAGAAGTACGGCGACATCTACAGGCTGCGCATATTCACGACGGACATCGTCATCCTCAACAGCTACGAGTTGATAAAGGATGCCTTCCAGAATCCAAACATTCAGGATCGACCTCGAATCGTCCCCATTGAGGACTTCTTCAACAGGAGGAATATTG GCATAGCTGGCTCTTCAGGCAAAGTTTGGAAGGATCATCGTCAGTTTGTTCACAGTGCCTTAAGGAAGCTAAACGGTGGTCCTCGAACGATCGACGATATTATTCACGCTGAGGCTCACACGCTTCTCGGAGAGATGGCCAAAATTCTG GATCGGCCTCTCAATCCACACAAGCTTTTTAACTGCGCCGTTTCCAACGTGATTTCTGTGCTGCTGTTCGGGAAAAGTTTCAACTACACAGAGCCTGCATTCAATCAACTCCAGGAGATCATCAACGAAAACCTCAAGCTAG CTGCGTCGGGTGGGATTTTCATCTTTATACCAATCTTAGCGAAAGTTCCTTTCAGCCCGGCCAACAAGATCAAGAAAGGCGTCGAGAATTTCACCCGCGTCATTGAGAAGATCGTCAGCGAACATCGGAACCAGCCCGAACCCAAGAATCCTGGAGACTTTATTGATCTCTACCTTTCAGAGATTCAGAGAACGAGTCAG GACAGTTCGTCATCATTTGATGAGGTCAACCTCAAAGTTTGCATCGGCGATATGTTCGGTGCCAGCACGGAGACAACGAACGCCTCCCTCAAGTGGAGCATACTCTACATGGTGGCCCATCCAGACGTCCAGACACGAGTACAAGACGAGCTCGATCGAATCGTTGGTCGAGACAGACTTCCGACGCTCTCCGATCGCCCTAGTCTTCCATTCACAGAAGCAACCTTACAGGAGATCCGGCGTATGGGACTAGCATCCCCTCTCGGCGTAGCCCACAGGTGTGGGGCAGACACAAAGGTGGATGGCTATGACATTCGCGCGGGAACGCTTGTTGTATCCAACATGTGGAGAGTCGCTAGAGACAGCCGAGTTTGGGACATCCCAGACGAGTTCAAGCCAGAGCGATTCCTCAGTGACAGCGGTGAATGCATCAAACCGGAAGAATTGATTCCATTCTGTACAG GTAAACGAATCTGCATTGGAGAGTCAGTGGCTCGGAAGCAGATGTTTGTCTTCTTTACCAGTCTCCTGCATCGATTCACATTCAGGAGAGTGGAAGAATCGTCCTCCCCTTCATCACTCGAAGGTCGTTTAGGATTCGTCTATGACACTCCAGTCTTCCAAGTTCGGGTGTGCGACCGCACAATGTGA
- the LOC140229127 gene encoding cytochrome P450 2U1-like isoform X2, which produces MESTALSSSPWFLLTIIAVILSAIWILASRTWTRVNLPPGPASWPMLGNIPTLVSSKLSPLNLLTALAEKYGDIYRLRIFTTDIVILNSYELIKDAFQNPNIQDRPRIVPIEDFFNRRNIAGSSGKVWKDHRQFVHSALRKLNGGPRTIDDIIHAEAHTLLGEMAKILDRPLNPHKLFNCAVSNVISVLLFGKSFNYTEPAFNQLQEIINENLKLAASGGIFIFIPILAKVPFSPANKIKKGVENFTRVIEKIVSEHRNQPEPKNPGDFIDLYLSEIQRTSQDSSSSFDEVNLKVCIGDMFGASTETTNASLKWSILYMVAHPDVQTRVQDELDRIVGRDRLPTLSDRPSLPFTEATLQEIRRMGLASPLGVAHRCGADTKVDGYDIRAGTLVVSNMWRVARDSRVWDIPDEFKPERFLSDSGECIKPEELIPFCTGKRICIGESVARKQMFVFFTSLLHRFTFRRVEESSSPSSLEGRLGFVYDTPVFQVRVCDRTM; this is translated from the exons ATGGAGTCAACCGCCCTCTCGTCGAGCCCGTGGTTCTTACTGACCATCATCGCGGTCATCCTCTCAGCAATATGGATTCTGGCCAGCCGGACATGGACTCGAGTCAATCTACCTCCCGGGCCTGCCAGCTGGCCCATGCTCGGCAACATACCGACTTTAGTTAG CTCTAAATTGTCACCTCTGAACTTGCTGACTGCCCTTGCCGAGAAGTACGGCGACATCTACAGGCTGCGCATATTCACGACGGACATCGTCATCCTCAACAGCTACGAGTTGATAAAGGATGCCTTCCAGAATCCAAACATTCAGGATCGACCTCGAATCGTCCCCATTGAGGACTTCTTCAACAGGAGGAATATTG CTGGCTCTTCAGGCAAAGTTTGGAAGGATCATCGTCAGTTTGTTCACAGTGCCTTAAGGAAGCTAAACGGTGGTCCTCGAACGATCGACGATATTATTCACGCTGAGGCTCACACGCTTCTCGGAGAGATGGCCAAAATTCTG GATCGGCCTCTCAATCCACACAAGCTTTTTAACTGCGCCGTTTCCAACGTGATTTCTGTGCTGCTGTTCGGGAAAAGTTTCAACTACACAGAGCCTGCATTCAATCAACTCCAGGAGATCATCAACGAAAACCTCAAGCTAG CTGCGTCGGGTGGGATTTTCATCTTTATACCAATCTTAGCGAAAGTTCCTTTCAGCCCGGCCAACAAGATCAAGAAAGGCGTCGAGAATTTCACCCGCGTCATTGAGAAGATCGTCAGCGAACATCGGAACCAGCCCGAACCCAAGAATCCTGGAGACTTTATTGATCTCTACCTTTCAGAGATTCAGAGAACGAGTCAG GACAGTTCGTCATCATTTGATGAGGTCAACCTCAAAGTTTGCATCGGCGATATGTTCGGTGCCAGCACGGAGACAACGAACGCCTCCCTCAAGTGGAGCATACTCTACATGGTGGCCCATCCAGACGTCCAGACACGAGTACAAGACGAGCTCGATCGAATCGTTGGTCGAGACAGACTTCCGACGCTCTCCGATCGCCCTAGTCTTCCATTCACAGAAGCAACCTTACAGGAGATCCGGCGTATGGGACTAGCATCCCCTCTCGGCGTAGCCCACAGGTGTGGGGCAGACACAAAGGTGGATGGCTATGACATTCGCGCGGGAACGCTTGTTGTATCCAACATGTGGAGAGTCGCTAGAGACAGCCGAGTTTGGGACATCCCAGACGAGTTCAAGCCAGAGCGATTCCTCAGTGACAGCGGTGAATGCATCAAACCGGAAGAATTGATTCCATTCTGTACAG GTAAACGAATCTGCATTGGAGAGTCAGTGGCTCGGAAGCAGATGTTTGTCTTCTTTACCAGTCTCCTGCATCGATTCACATTCAGGAGAGTGGAAGAATCGTCCTCCCCTTCATCACTCGAAGGTCGTTTAGGATTCGTCTATGACACTCCAGTCTTCCAAGTTCGGGTGTGCGACCGCACAATGTGA